Proteins from a genomic interval of Bradyrhizobium sp. CCGB01:
- a CDS encoding urease subunit beta — protein sequence MIPGEVISDDGEIVLNEDRPGRSIAVANTGDRPVQVGSHYHFAEVNAALVLDRSAARGCRLDIPAGTAVRFEPGQSREVSLIPFAGARRIYGFSGSVMGPLEAGTDASGANE from the coding sequence ATGATTCCCGGCGAGGTCATTTCGGACGATGGCGAGATCGTCCTGAACGAGGACAGGCCGGGACGATCGATTGCCGTAGCAAACACCGGCGATCGGCCCGTCCAGGTCGGCAGCCATTATCACTTCGCGGAAGTGAACGCTGCACTCGTGCTCGATCGATCCGCCGCTCGTGGGTGCCGCCTCGATATCCCGGCCGGGACGGCCGTGCGGTTTGAGCCGGGGCAGTCGCGCGAGGTCTCGTTGATTCCGTTTGCCGGAGCGCGACGCATCTACGGATTCAGCGGGAGCGTGATGGGACCTCTGGAAGCAGGGACCGACGCGTCCGGCGCCAACGAATAA
- a CDS encoding urease subunit gamma — translation MNLTPRERDKLMIALAAIVARGRLARGVKLNYPESIALISDAIMEGARDGRSVADLMSEGGRLLRRDQVMEGIPEMIREIQVEATFPDGTKLVPVHNPIR, via the coding sequence TTGAATCTGACGCCACGGGAACGAGACAAGCTCATGATAGCCCTCGCCGCGATCGTTGCGCGTGGCCGGCTCGCGCGCGGCGTCAAGCTGAATTATCCCGAAAGCATCGCCCTGATTTCGGATGCCATTATGGAGGGCGCCCGCGACGGACGGTCAGTCGCGGACCTGATGTCCGAGGGTGGCCGCCTTCTGCGCCGTGATCAAGTCATGGAGGGCATCCCGGAAATGATCCGCGAGATCCAGGTCGAGGCGACATTTCCGGACGGGACCAAGCTTGTGCCGGTGCACAACCCGATCCGATAG
- a CDS encoding urease accessory protein UreD, producing the protein MVFSGAANGTQISDIYQKFPMAVAFPNIDDRRCKEVVLINTSGGVAGGDEMKIEVVARGDASVAVTTQAAEKVYRALDRPARILTRLRAEGSARLAWLPQETIVFNQARIARQTELDVSSGAELVALEWLVLGRIESGEEILGGHIQDSWRIRIDGRLVWADGFLASDQTFPQLRKTALLSNWRAIATMVYFGPRLESRLERLREIGASLECACGVTIVGAIIVIRVAAIASADLRRGLRRFLDQLDHELGSGPFGVPKMWSC; encoded by the coding sequence GTGGTGTTCTCCGGCGCTGCGAACGGCACACAGATCAGCGACATCTATCAGAAGTTTCCGATGGCCGTTGCCTTCCCGAATATCGATGATCGTCGGTGCAAGGAAGTCGTCCTCATCAACACCTCGGGCGGTGTCGCGGGCGGCGACGAGATGAAGATCGAGGTGGTCGCTCGGGGCGATGCCTCGGTCGCGGTGACCACGCAAGCGGCGGAGAAGGTCTATCGAGCCCTGGATCGCCCTGCCCGAATCCTGACCCGATTAAGGGCTGAAGGAAGCGCTCGGCTTGCGTGGCTTCCACAAGAGACGATCGTCTTCAACCAGGCACGCATCGCAAGGCAGACCGAGCTCGACGTGAGCTCGGGCGCCGAATTGGTTGCCCTTGAATGGTTGGTGCTTGGCCGGATCGAGAGCGGCGAGGAGATTCTCGGCGGACATATCCAGGACAGTTGGCGCATCAGAATCGATGGCCGTCTGGTCTGGGCGGACGGCTTCCTTGCGTCCGACCAGACGTTTCCGCAGCTTCGGAAGACGGCCCTGCTCTCGAATTGGAGGGCGATCGCGACAATGGTCTATTTCGGTCCGCGTCTCGAGAGCCGGCTCGAGCGATTGCGCGAGATCGGCGCCTCTCTGGAATGCGCATGCGGCGTCACGATCGTGGGCGCAATCATCGTGATCAGGGTAGCCGCGATCGCCAGCGCGGATCTCAGACGAGGTCTACGTCGCTTCCTCGATCAACTCGACCATGAGCTTGGATCCGGCCCGTTCGGAGTGCCGAAGATGTGGTCCTGTTAG
- a CDS encoding beta-propeller fold lactonase family protein has product MAKEATTSETGMSKGQAGHLYIQTNEIENAIIHYTRQADGKLVEVARTKTGGAGSGEFKPISGQDSAPNSFEGAGSVIITSDRRFLFATNGGDNSVSSFRLESDGRLTLLDVKSTGNPVDGRSGTAKSLAFAPSTRTLFVLHSFGPDHLRLMSVDAEGMLKARSERYTVNTYSKRNRVSTMVVVSPNEDLVLVGTTFDEPIALTGLYPDGSPILWVQRAGGALHSIASNAPDPDGLAVFAMQKDGSLGTARFYDAKGGSPFYIAFLHQRPNTFVIGYAVGDGCSICTIEKNGAINIGPLVKIDTSAGLPSELCWLAVAPDDRTIYATNFGYSNISSYRINGSGLEVAMDPACPKVPGDGTARGLNGTVTSGPSDSWITPDGAYLYQIYGNASKLVSYRTQPDGSLKEIASVKIPYNCPQGLAGF; this is encoded by the coding sequence ATGGCTAAAGAGGCGACGACGAGCGAGACCGGGATGTCGAAAGGACAGGCCGGCCATCTCTATATCCAGACCAACGAAATCGAGAATGCCATCATTCATTACACCCGGCAGGCGGACGGCAAGCTGGTCGAGGTCGCTCGTACCAAGACGGGCGGCGCCGGCTCGGGTGAGTTCAAGCCGATCAGCGGCCAGGACAGCGCGCCAAACTCATTCGAGGGCGCGGGGAGCGTTATCATCACATCCGATCGGCGTTTCCTGTTTGCGACCAATGGTGGAGACAATTCGGTTTCGAGCTTCCGCCTCGAAAGTGACGGTCGCCTCACGCTGCTCGACGTGAAATCGACCGGCAACCCGGTCGATGGAAGGAGCGGCACAGCGAAATCGCTCGCCTTCGCTCCGTCGACCCGTACTCTCTTCGTGCTGCACTCGTTCGGCCCGGATCATCTTCGGCTGATGTCGGTCGATGCCGAAGGTATGCTGAAGGCGCGGTCCGAGCGCTACACGGTGAATACCTACAGCAAGCGGAACCGCGTCTCCACCATGGTCGTGGTCTCACCCAACGAGGATCTGGTGCTTGTCGGCACGACCTTCGACGAGCCGATCGCGCTCACGGGCCTGTACCCGGACGGCTCGCCTATTCTCTGGGTCCAGCGGGCCGGCGGCGCGCTGCACTCGATCGCCTCGAATGCGCCCGATCCCGACGGCCTTGCCGTGTTCGCCATGCAGAAGGACGGTTCGCTCGGCACGGCCAGATTCTACGACGCCAAGGGCGGCTCTCCGTTCTACATCGCCTTCCTGCACCAGCGGCCGAATACGTTCGTGATCGGCTATGCCGTCGGCGACGGTTGCTCGATCTGCACCATCGAGAAGAATGGCGCGATCAACATCGGTCCGCTCGTCAAGATCGACACGAGCGCGGGCCTGCCGTCCGAGCTGTGCTGGCTGGCAGTCGCCCCCGATGACCGAACGATCTACGCGACGAATTTCGGCTACAGCAACATCAGCAGCTACCGCATCAATGGTAGCGGCCTGGAGGTCGCGATGGATCCGGCGTGCCCGAAGGTGCCCGGCGACGGCACTGCGCGGGGATTGAACGGGACAGTGACCAGCGGTCCGAGCGATAGCTGGATCACGCCGGACGGCGCCTATCTCTATCAGATCTATGGCAACGCCTCGAAGCTGGTGAGCTACCGCACCCAGCCGGACGGCTCGTTGAAGGAAATCGCCAGCGTCAAAATCCCGTACAACTGCCCCCAGGGGCTTGCGGGATTCTGA
- a CDS encoding cytochrome P460 family protein, whose translation MTILRAAGVAIIVVLGIASVIRQPSLRANVASGVPTGATVADRGGHLHVPDDYRTTYQLLGSWAIATDDGHGSKELHVVYASPGAIDAYRKDKRFPDGAVLIKEVFEASTAEMTTGTVSHAGALKGWFVMVKDTANKHPDSALWGDGWGWSWFDAGDRSKTTTTSYRAQCQACHVPAQESDWVYVDGYPPLKQ comes from the coding sequence ATGACAATCCTCAGAGCCGCAGGTGTCGCCATCATCGTCGTCCTTGGTATCGCGTCCGTGATCAGACAGCCGTCGCTGCGGGCGAACGTAGCGAGCGGTGTTCCGACCGGCGCGACCGTTGCTGACCGGGGAGGGCATCTGCATGTGCCCGATGACTATCGTACGACCTATCAGCTCCTCGGAAGCTGGGCGATTGCGACCGACGATGGTCACGGCTCGAAGGAGCTTCACGTCGTGTATGCCTCGCCGGGAGCGATCGACGCCTATCGGAAGGACAAGCGTTTCCCGGATGGTGCGGTTCTGATCAAGGAAGTGTTCGAGGCGTCAACCGCCGAAATGACGACCGGCACCGTCAGCCACGCCGGCGCTTTGAAGGGGTGGTTCGTCATGGTGAAGGACACTGCGAACAAGCATCCGGATAGCGCGCTGTGGGGGGACGGCTGGGGTTGGTCCTGGTTCGACGCAGGCGATCGATCGAAAACGACTACGACGAGTTACAGGGCTCAATGCCAGGCCTGCCATGTGCCGGCTCAGGAGTCAGACTGGGTTTACGTCGATGGGTACCCGCCACTGAAACAATAG
- a CDS encoding cytochrome P460 family protein, with protein sequence MRVGVQAAAAVIVGSAVATTLFFGSLKDSNAQGSTRYLPEYTADGQLLLPKNFHEWVYVGSPLTPNALNGGQANFPEFHNVYIEPGSYAIYKKTGEFPEGTILFKELQLTLPQENADGSRTEASGRGYFPGKWNGADVTVKDSKRFADTNGWGYFNFNHHEPKASMAKVKSKDECAYCHIANAKKDEVWTQFYPLLDNKDAR encoded by the coding sequence ATGCGAGTGGGAGTCCAGGCAGCAGCGGCGGTCATCGTTGGCAGTGCGGTCGCAACGACCCTCTTCTTCGGATCGCTCAAGGATAGCAATGCGCAGGGAAGCACTCGCTATTTGCCGGAGTACACCGCAGACGGGCAACTCCTCCTGCCGAAGAATTTCCACGAGTGGGTCTATGTCGGATCGCCATTGACGCCAAATGCCCTCAATGGAGGGCAGGCGAACTTTCCGGAGTTTCACAACGTCTATATCGAGCCCGGCTCCTACGCGATCTACAAGAAGACCGGCGAATTTCCCGAGGGAACGATCCTGTTCAAGGAGCTGCAGCTGACATTGCCGCAGGAGAACGCCGACGGTTCGCGAACGGAAGCGTCGGGACGGGGCTACTTTCCGGGCAAGTGGAACGGAGCCGACGTAACGGTCAAGGACTCCAAGCGCTTCGCCGATACCAACGGATGGGGATACTTCAACTTCAACCATCACGAACCGAAGGCGTCGATGGCCAAGGTGAAGTCGAAGGACGAGTGCGCCTACTGCCACATCGCCAACGCCAAGAAGGATGAGGTCTGGACCCAGTTCTATCCGCTGCTGGACAACAAGGACGCGAGATGA
- a CDS encoding amidase family protein, with amino-acid sequence MIGAKEETVFAVSARFCAPFNLAGFPAASIPCGFAPDGLPIGLQIVGKPFEEETILRVGQAFETDTDYHLRRPPLPGLAG; translated from the coding sequence GTGATCGGCGCGAAGGAGGAGACTGTCTTCGCGGTCTCGGCCAGATTCTGCGCTCCCTTCAATCTGGCCGGTTTTCCGGCGGCTTCAATTCCGTGCGGCTTCGCGCCTGATGGCCTTCCGATCGGTCTTCAGATCGTCGGAAAACCATTTGAAGAGGAAACCATCCTCCGGGTGGGACAGGCGTTCGAGACCGATACGGATTATCACCTGAGACGGCCGCCGCTTCCGGGCCTTGCCGGCTAA
- a CDS encoding amidase: MAYSPDLDVFPVDRRIAEAVRRALLAFEEAGAHVEEVKLGITRSQRELSDVWSRLYMLLNLQAIENMKRDGIDLFGQHRDDFPPEYLDWVEKTKRMSGPDFFRDQAVRSEVYDAFQNVLDKFDLLVTPTLACPPVDNAGDGNTIGPKAINGVDIDPLIGWCLTYFVNFTGHPAASIPAGLSDGLPVGMQIIGRRNADFDVLAASAAFERLRPWQDIYRICRERPLKA, encoded by the coding sequence ATTGCCTATAGTCCGGATCTGGACGTCTTTCCGGTCGATAGAAGGATCGCAGAGGCGGTCCGTCGCGCGTTGTTGGCGTTCGAGGAAGCCGGCGCCCACGTAGAGGAGGTGAAGCTCGGCATCACCCGCTCGCAACGCGAATTGAGCGATGTCTGGTCGCGCCTCTATATGCTTCTGAACCTGCAGGCGATCGAGAACATGAAGCGGGACGGGATCGATCTGTTCGGCCAGCATCGCGACGACTTTCCGCCTGAGTACCTGGATTGGGTCGAGAAGACCAAGCGCATGTCGGGCCCCGATTTCTTTCGGGACCAGGCCGTTCGGTCGGAGGTGTACGACGCCTTTCAGAACGTCCTCGATAAGTTTGATCTGCTCGTCACGCCGACTCTCGCGTGCCCGCCGGTCGACAATGCTGGCGACGGCAACACGATCGGACCGAAGGCGATCAATGGCGTGGACATCGATCCTCTCATCGGATGGTGTCTGACCTATTTCGTCAACTTTACCGGCCACCCAGCGGCATCGATTCCGGCTGGATTGTCCGACGGTCTTCCGGTCGGAATGCAAATCATAGGTCGGCGAAACGCCGACTTCGACGTGCTGGCAGCGAGCGCGGCCTTCGAGCGGCTTCGTCCCTGGCAGGACATTTACCGAATTTGCCGCGAGCGCCCGCTGAAGGCGTGA
- a CDS encoding DUF6510 family protein, giving the protein MADNISDLIIGGDPATYLLQEAFAFDITLTKIQCDACSTVSGLGSLVADGGPQEALVRCATCGNDLIRAARTPNGRLLELNGARHLYF; this is encoded by the coding sequence ATGGCTGACAACATCTCCGACCTCATCATTGGCGGTGACCCGGCCACATACCTCCTTCAGGAGGCGTTTGCCTTTGATATCACTCTGACGAAGATTCAATGTGACGCATGCAGCACGGTATCCGGCCTCGGCTCATTGGTCGCGGATGGAGGCCCCCAAGAGGCTCTCGTAAGGTGTGCCACTTGCGGAAACGATCTGATCAGGGCGGCGCGAACCCCGAACGGGCGCCTCCTTGAACTCAACGGTGCCCGCCACTTGTACTTCTGA
- a CDS encoding SDR family oxidoreductase → MSKSVAIVTGASQGIGHATALRLALDFSTIALVARNRANLDRTAELVRAAGADALVIEADLAERTAARDVVDRTLGALGRIDALLNIAGAVPQIDLFEATDAQWEDGLALKLHGARRLTIAAWPALKAAKGAVVLMSGNSALFPKASYAAVGTINAAIVALAKAFSDRGIADGVQVNSVMPGAVMTGRRRSYLERWAPLHNMTVEEATARFPEEAGIERYGEPDEIAELMAFLVSPGARWMTGTALRMDGGEVKSV, encoded by the coding sequence ATGTCCAAATCCGTTGCTATCGTTACGGGAGCGAGTCAGGGAATCGGCCACGCGACCGCGTTGCGTCTAGCGCTGGATTTTTCCACGATTGCTCTTGTCGCACGAAACCGCGCCAATCTGGACCGTACAGCAGAGCTCGTCAGGGCGGCTGGTGCCGATGCGTTGGTGATCGAGGCTGATTTGGCCGAGCGGACTGCTGCACGAGACGTCGTCGATCGGACGCTGGGCGCGCTAGGTAGGATTGATGCGCTGCTCAATATCGCGGGTGCGGTGCCTCAGATCGACCTGTTCGAGGCGACGGATGCGCAATGGGAAGACGGACTTGCGCTGAAGCTGCATGGCGCCCGACGGCTCACAATCGCGGCGTGGCCGGCCCTGAAGGCGGCGAAGGGAGCCGTCGTGCTGATGTCCGGGAATTCCGCCTTGTTTCCTAAGGCTTCGTACGCAGCGGTTGGCACCATCAATGCCGCCATCGTTGCCCTTGCGAAGGCCTTCTCCGATCGCGGCATCGCAGATGGTGTCCAGGTCAATAGCGTCATGCCGGGAGCGGTGATGACAGGACGGCGTCGTTCCTACCTCGAGCGCTGGGCGCCATTGCACAACATGACCGTCGAGGAGGCGACCGCCAGATTTCCAGAGGAAGCAGGTATCGAGCGCTACGGAGAGCCAGACGAGATCGCCGAGTTGATGGCATTCCTCGTGTCGCCGGGTGCGCGCTGGATGACGGGCACGGCGTTACGGATGGATGGTGGTGAAGTGAAATCGGTCTGA
- a CDS encoding zinc-binding alcohol dehydrogenase family protein yields the protein MRAIVLEKFGGLDSLVYRDVPEPEAKLGHVVIEVKGFGINHAEMHMRRGEWAEAAPISGIECVGLVKSCPGGEFPVGAKVAALMGGLGRTINGSYAEYTRAPVSNVALIDADLPWAELAAIPETFATAWTCLFRNLDLQKSQLLVIRGATSSFGQAAVKLAVNAGVRVVATTRSRERFQILEKLGAERCEIERRDLSQHLAEAKQVDAVLDLVGNSVVLDSLAMLRRGGRSCLAGWLGGLDPIPDFNPLLQMASGVYLSFFGSFVFGTPGFPLADVPLQKIAADASVGRLDVKPARVFRFDQIREAHRMMEANEAVGKMVVVHD from the coding sequence ATGCGTGCCATCGTTCTTGAAAAATTCGGCGGCTTGGACAGCCTTGTCTATCGAGACGTTCCGGAGCCGGAGGCGAAGCTTGGTCATGTCGTCATCGAGGTAAAGGGATTCGGCATCAATCATGCTGAGATGCACATGCGCCGTGGCGAATGGGCCGAAGCGGCGCCGATCAGTGGGATCGAATGCGTCGGGCTCGTGAAATCATGTCCAGGCGGAGAATTTCCGGTTGGTGCGAAAGTCGCTGCATTGATGGGCGGTCTCGGCCGGACCATCAATGGCAGTTATGCCGAATATACCCGTGCTCCGGTCTCGAACGTCGCATTGATCGACGCAGATTTGCCGTGGGCAGAGCTCGCAGCGATACCCGAGACCTTCGCGACGGCATGGACTTGTCTCTTCCGAAATCTCGATCTGCAGAAAAGCCAGCTTCTCGTCATTCGCGGCGCGACTTCCTCGTTCGGTCAAGCGGCTGTCAAACTCGCAGTCAATGCCGGCGTGCGGGTCGTTGCGACGACACGCAGCCGGGAGCGATTCCAAATTTTGGAAAAGCTCGGGGCCGAACGTTGCGAAATTGAGCGGCGGGATCTCTCGCAGCATCTCGCCGAGGCGAAACAAGTTGACGCGGTTCTCGACCTTGTCGGCAACAGCGTAGTGCTCGACTCCCTCGCCATGCTCCGCCGCGGCGGCCGCTCCTGTCTTGCGGGCTGGCTCGGTGGGCTCGATCCGATTCCCGACTTCAACCCGTTGCTGCAGATGGCGAGCGGCGTTTATCTGAGTTTCTTTGGAAGCTTCGTGTTTGGTACCCCCGGATTTCCGCTTGCCGATGTCCCATTGCAGAAGATCGCTGCTGACGCCTCGGTTGGCCGGCTCGACGTGAAGCCGGCACGGGTCTTTCGCTTCGACCAGATACGCGAAGCCCATCGCATGATGGAGGCGAACGAGGCTGTCGGAAAGATGGTCGTCGTTCACGATTGA
- a CDS encoding alpha/beta fold hydrolase — MTSIRYRKADVDGLNVFYREAGRSDAPALLLLHGFPTAGHMFRELIPALSGRFRVVVPDLPGFGQSDMPAREKFQYTFAALAQVLERFTEVVGLTRFSLYVFDYGAPTGFRMALRHPERVTSIISQNGNAYEEGLSEGWSPIRAYWQDPSKENRAALRSFLSPETTAWQYTHGVPDASLISPDGYTLDNYYLARAGADEVQLDLFGDYKTNVAMYPEFQAYFRKHKPPFLAVWGKNDPFFLPAGAKAFQRDIAGAEVRFFDTGHFALETHAGEIAAAIRDFLV, encoded by the coding sequence ATGACGAGCATTCGGTATCGCAAAGCGGACGTGGACGGTCTGAACGTATTCTATCGGGAAGCGGGCCGGTCCGATGCGCCCGCCTTGCTGCTGCTTCACGGATTTCCGACGGCTGGCCACATGTTCCGTGAATTGATCCCCGCGCTCTCCGGCCGCTTCCGAGTCGTGGTGCCGGATCTACCCGGCTTTGGCCAGTCTGACATGCCGGCTCGCGAGAAGTTCCAATATACGTTCGCCGCGCTGGCGCAGGTACTGGAGCGGTTCACTGAGGTCGTCGGGCTTACCCGCTTCTCGCTCTACGTCTTCGACTACGGCGCGCCGACGGGCTTCCGGATGGCCCTGCGCCATCCCGAGCGTGTCACTTCCATCATTTCGCAGAATGGCAACGCGTATGAGGAGGGGCTGAGCGAGGGCTGGAGCCCGATCCGTGCCTACTGGCAAGATCCGTCGAAGGAGAACCGGGCGGCGCTGCGCTCGTTCCTTTCGCCGGAGACCACGGCCTGGCAATACACCCACGGGGTGCCTGACGCCTCCCTGATCTCACCTGATGGATACACGTTGGATAATTATTATCTCGCGCGCGCCGGCGCCGACGAGGTCCAGCTCGATCTTTTCGGTGACTACAAGACCAATGTCGCCATGTATCCGGAATTCCAGGCTTACTTCCGGAAGCACAAGCCGCCTTTCCTGGCGGTCTGGGGCAAAAACGATCCCTTCTTCCTGCCGGCGGGCGCGAAGGCGTTCCAGCGCGACATTGCGGGTGCCGAGGTTCGCTTCTTTGATACGGGCCACTTCGCGCTTGAGACGCATGCCGGGGAGATCGCGGCGGCAATTCGCGATTTTCTTGTCTAG
- a CDS encoding AraC family transcriptional regulator, protein MDAAIGSTKKATAMGMYLSDSSERMPRKEISATSIRPVDEAQPPKLSEMALHPTVSITPAGPVRRLGIGCCRWFSESVHVPVGNRLEFRFQGSRHLLALYSEGARKGGETSIDGLFSSKLRGSEHKLTFVPAGQAYREWHETASSAQLTFIYFDPAALRASDGSDAEFAPRIYFEDPRVWETAFKLKKAIESGDATCVPYLEALCGVLAYELSRSDREAVREVAPVSRGGLAGWQKRIVVEYVEEHLGEQVCLLKLAQLAKLSIHHFCRAFKRSFGMPAYQYQVQRRMELAKLRLADRGISITDIALGLGYAQTSSFSSAFRKTTGWTPTDYRREFK, encoded by the coding sequence ATGGACGCAGCCATCGGCAGCACAAAAAAGGCGACGGCGATGGGAATGTACTTATCAGATTCGAGTGAGAGGATGCCGCGGAAGGAGATCTCCGCAACGTCGATTCGACCGGTGGACGAGGCGCAGCCTCCCAAGCTGTCTGAAATGGCACTTCACCCGACGGTGAGCATAACACCCGCTGGGCCAGTGAGGCGCCTCGGAATTGGCTGTTGCCGGTGGTTTTCCGAAAGCGTCCACGTCCCGGTCGGCAACAGGCTTGAATTTCGCTTTCAGGGATCGAGGCATCTCCTGGCCTTGTACAGCGAAGGAGCACGAAAAGGCGGCGAGACTTCCATCGACGGCCTTTTCTCGTCGAAGCTCCGCGGTTCTGAACACAAATTGACGTTCGTGCCCGCGGGCCAGGCCTATCGCGAATGGCATGAGACGGCCTCGTCTGCGCAGCTAACTTTTATCTACTTCGATCCCGCCGCGCTTCGTGCGTCTGACGGCAGCGACGCCGAGTTTGCGCCCAGGATATACTTCGAAGACCCGCGGGTCTGGGAGACCGCCTTCAAGCTGAAAAAGGCAATCGAGAGCGGCGATGCGACGTGCGTGCCCTACCTCGAGGCGCTCTGTGGCGTGCTCGCGTACGAGCTTTCCCGGTCGGATCGCGAAGCGGTTCGCGAAGTGGCACCGGTGAGTCGTGGAGGTCTCGCAGGCTGGCAGAAGCGCATTGTCGTCGAGTACGTCGAAGAGCACCTGGGAGAGCAGGTGTGCCTTCTGAAGCTCGCACAGCTTGCCAAGCTCAGCATTCATCACTTTTGCCGGGCATTCAAGAGATCGTTCGGAATGCCGGCATACCAATACCAGGTACAGCGACGCATGGAGCTGGCCAAGCTGCGACTCGCAGATCGCGGAATATCGATTACGGACATCGCGCTCGGCTTGGGCTATGCGCAAACGAGCTCCTTCAGCTCGGCCTTTCGAAAGACAACGGGTTGGACTCCTACGGACTACCGCAGAGAGTTCAAGTGA
- a CDS encoding response regulator transcription factor: MPASGVVHIVDDDQAVRESLGDLLESLNYRVALYGSASDFLKVDLEETPACLVLDVRLPGTSGLELQEYLTRINVGIPVILMTAFGDIPMSVRGMKLGAVDFLTKPIRDQDLLDAVTAAIRKDTDRRDDIAHLAQLQEKFALLTARERQVMTLVSSGLMNKQVANELSISEATVKMHRGSVMRKLGAKTAATLVRMAGALQLQS; encoded by the coding sequence GTGCCTGCATCGGGTGTTGTTCACATTGTTGATGACGATCAGGCGGTTCGCGAGTCCCTTGGTGACCTGCTTGAGTCCCTGAATTACAGGGTCGCATTGTATGGGTCTGCTTCGGACTTCCTGAAGGTCGACCTGGAGGAGACCCCCGCCTGTCTGGTGCTCGATGTCAGATTGCCGGGTACCAGCGGACTGGAACTGCAGGAGTATCTGACAAGGATCAATGTCGGAATTCCGGTAATCCTGATGACGGCTTTCGGCGACATTCCCATGTCCGTCAGGGGTATGAAGTTGGGGGCGGTCGATTTTCTCACCAAGCCGATACGGGATCAGGATCTCCTCGACGCCGTCACAGCCGCGATCCGAAAAGACACAGACCGACGCGACGACATCGCGCACCTCGCGCAGTTGCAGGAGAAATTCGCGCTCTTGACCGCGCGCGAGCGACAAGTGATGACGCTGGTTTCGTCCGGCTTGATGAACAAGCAGGTGGCCAACGAGCTCTCGATCAGCGAGGCGACGGTCAAAATGCATCGCGGCAGTGTAATGCGGAAGCTGGGGGCAAAGACCGCAGCTACGCTCGTTCGAATGGCTGGAGCGCTCCAACTCCAAAGCTGA